A genomic window from Chitinophaga pollutisoli includes:
- the truB gene encoding tRNA pseudouridine(55) synthase TruB codes for MSETPNFQEGAVLLINKPLTWTSFDVVRKIRNTTKAKIGHAGTLDPLATGLLICCTGKMTKKINEYQAKEKEYTGTFTLGAVTPTFDLESEPQDHQPVPELDQASLQQIADTFTGPLQQLPPIHSAIKQNGKPIYHLARKGVEVKVEPRSIVIHAFEITKVELPIVHFRVECSTGTYIRSLANDFGAAVGCGGHLSSLCRTRIGDFRLEDAMDVVQFIEEYKKMQETQNG; via the coding sequence ATGTCAGAAACACCGAATTTTCAGGAAGGCGCCGTGCTGTTGATCAATAAACCATTGACCTGGACCTCCTTCGACGTTGTCCGCAAGATCCGCAATACCACCAAAGCCAAGATCGGCCATGCCGGTACGCTGGACCCCTTAGCCACAGGGCTCCTCATTTGCTGCACCGGCAAAATGACCAAGAAAATCAACGAATACCAGGCGAAAGAAAAAGAATATACCGGCACCTTCACCCTCGGCGCCGTAACCCCCACCTTCGACCTCGAATCGGAACCCCAGGACCATCAGCCCGTTCCTGAACTGGACCAGGCCTCCCTGCAACAAATAGCAGATACTTTCACCGGCCCCCTGCAGCAATTGCCGCCCATCCACTCCGCTATCAAACAGAACGGCAAACCCATCTACCACCTCGCCCGCAAAGGCGTGGAAGTGAAAGTGGAGCCCCGTTCCATCGTGATCCATGCTTTTGAGATCACGAAAGTGGAACTGCCCATCGTACATTTCCGCGTGGAATGCAGCACCGGCACCTACATCCGTTCGCTCGCCAACGATTTTGGCGCTGCCGTTGGATGCGGCGGCCATCTCAGCAGCCTCTGCCGTACCCGCATCGGCGACTTCCGGCTGGAAGACGCAATGGATGTGGTGCAATTCATCGAGGAATACAAAAAAATGCAGGAAACTCAGAACGGATAG
- the rpsU gene encoding 30S ribosomal protein S21 translates to MLIIDSKDCENIDKALKKYKKKFEKAKILLQLRERQSFTKPSIRRRTQVLKAVYKQQVATGKFDQ, encoded by the coding sequence ATGTTAATCATCGATTCCAAAGATTGCGAAAACATCGACAAAGCGCTCAAAAAGTACAAGAAGAAATTTGAGAAAGCGAAAATCCTGCTGCAGCTGAGAGAGCGTCAGTCTTTTACCAAGCCGTCTATCCGCCGCCGCACCCAGGTGCTGAAGGCTGTATACAAACAGCAGGTAGCAACCGGCAAGTTCGATCAATAA
- the nusG gene encoding transcription termination/antitermination protein NusG: MDEAQIPTQPAQETKWYVLRVVSGKEKKVKEYLDIEIRRSDWANVITQVFLPVEKVYKVQAGKKVMREKNFYPGYVMIEAIEGKMNDEVIQAIRNVSGVIHFLGKEKPIALRKSEVNKMLGKVDEISDQGLTMSEPFIVGETIKIIDGPFNDFNGVIEEVLEDKKKLKVTVKIFGRATPVELNFMQVEKIS, encoded by the coding sequence ATGGATGAAGCCCAAATCCCCACTCAGCCCGCTCAGGAAACCAAATGGTACGTGCTGCGCGTGGTAAGTGGCAAAGAGAAGAAAGTAAAGGAGTACCTGGATATCGAGATTCGCCGCAGCGATTGGGCTAATGTCATCACCCAGGTTTTCCTGCCCGTGGAAAAAGTTTATAAAGTGCAGGCTGGTAAAAAAGTAATGCGCGAGAAAAACTTCTACCCCGGTTACGTGATGATCGAAGCCATCGAAGGTAAAATGAACGATGAAGTGATCCAGGCCATCCGTAACGTTTCCGGCGTGATCCACTTCCTCGGCAAAGAAAAGCCCATCGCCCTCCGCAAATCCGAAGTCAATAAAATGCTCGGTAAAGTAGACGAGATCTCCGACCAGGGCCTCACCATGAGCGAACCCTTCATCGTCGGCGAAACCATCAAGATCATCGACGGCCCTTTCAACGACTTCAACGGCGTCATCGAAGAAGTACTCGAAGACAAGAAGAAACTGAAAGTAACCGTGAAAATTTTCGGCCGCGCCACTCCGGTAGAGCTGAACTTTATGCAGGTAGAAAAAATCAGCTAA
- a CDS encoding tyrosine-type recombinase/integrase, with amino-acid sequence MLDQVHLPPLAQDFLAYLSLEKRYSPHTVQSYSLDLSQFFQYIQEQYGGIALDSVKAAHVQSWLALGLEGRKKAEDAHKRAQPPASAVTIRRKMSALKSFFKYALRKGAVKQSPMARVTGPKLPGRLPVFVDEHVMEKVETNQAGDDIPLFSDDFAGATRRMILRLLYHAGIRRAELTGLRDGSIDFSNGQMKVLGKGNKERIIPLGTAVLKELREYIAWRDAEFPGYAGGALLLTAHGKPVQAWDVYRTVRKALAQVTTLKKRSPHVLRHTFATHLMNNGADINAVKELLGHASLASTQVYTHNTIEKLRRVHEQAHPRG; translated from the coding sequence GTGTTGGATCAAGTGCACCTTCCCCCTTTGGCGCAGGACTTCCTCGCCTACCTCTCATTAGAAAAGCGGTATTCGCCGCATACTGTGCAATCCTATTCCCTCGATCTTTCCCAATTTTTTCAATACATACAGGAGCAATATGGCGGCATCGCGCTGGATAGCGTGAAGGCGGCGCATGTGCAGTCGTGGCTGGCCCTCGGGCTGGAAGGCCGTAAAAAGGCGGAGGACGCCCATAAGCGGGCGCAGCCGCCGGCGTCGGCGGTGACCATCCGCCGGAAGATGTCGGCCCTTAAATCCTTCTTTAAATACGCCCTCCGGAAAGGAGCGGTGAAGCAAAGCCCCATGGCCCGCGTTACCGGTCCCAAACTGCCGGGGCGGCTGCCCGTGTTTGTAGACGAACATGTCATGGAAAAAGTGGAAACCAACCAGGCCGGTGACGACATCCCGCTATTCAGCGACGATTTCGCAGGCGCCACCCGGCGCATGATCCTGCGGTTGCTTTACCATGCCGGGATCCGGCGCGCGGAGTTGACGGGACTGCGGGATGGCAGCATTGATTTTTCGAACGGACAGATGAAAGTGCTCGGCAAGGGCAACAAGGAACGGATCATTCCGCTGGGAACGGCCGTGCTGAAGGAATTGCGGGAATACATCGCCTGGCGCGACGCGGAGTTCCCGGGGTACGCGGGCGGGGCGTTGCTGTTGACGGCGCACGGCAAGCCGGTACAGGCCTGGGATGTGTACCGGACGGTGCGGAAGGCGCTGGCGCAGGTTACGACGTTGAAAAAGCGGAGTCCGCACGTGTTGCGGCATACGTTTGCTACACACCTGATGAACAACGGGGCGGATATCAATGCGGTGAAGGAGTTGCTGGGTCATGCAAGCCTCGCATCGACGCAGGTGTATACCCACAATACGATTGAAAAGCTGCGCCGGGTGCATGAGCAGGCGCATCCGCGGGGGTAG
- a CDS encoding HPF/RaiA family ribosome-associated protein codes for MNVQIQTVRFDADAKLIDHVNKRIQKLSTFYDKIVQVEIFLKLDQLAHQVKDKIAEIRVNVPRHSFFVKHESKSFEESFDLAFDSLVNQIKRKKEKNLH; via the coding sequence ATGAATGTTCAAATTCAAACTGTGCGTTTTGATGCTGACGCCAAATTAATTGATCATGTGAATAAAAGAATCCAGAAACTTTCCACCTTTTATGACAAGATTGTACAAGTAGAAATTTTCCTGAAGTTAGATCAGTTAGCCCACCAGGTTAAAGATAAGATTGCGGAGATCCGCGTGAATGTGCCCCGTCATAGCTTCTTTGTAAAGCATGAGAGCAAATCCTTCGAAGAGTCCTTCGATCTTGCGTTTGACAGCCTTGTTAACCAGATTAAGCGTAAGAAAGAGAAGAATTTACATTAA
- the tuf gene encoding elongation factor Tu has product MAKETFKRDKPHVNIGTIGHVDHGKTTLTAAITTILANKGLAEKKGYDEIDAAPEEKERGITINTAHVEYQTANRHYAHVDCPGHADYVKNMITGAAQMDGAILVVAATDGPMPQTKEHVLLARQVGVPRMVVFMNKVDLVDDAELLELVEIELRELLSSYGFDGDNVPIIQGSATGALAGDPQWIAKIEELMEAVDTYIPLPPRPVDQPFLMSVEDVFSITGRGTVATGRIERGRIKVGENVEIVGLQAESMKSTCTGVEMFKKLLDEGEAGDNAGLLLRGIEKTQIRRGMVICQPGSITPHTDFKCEVYVLSKEEGGRHTPFFQKYRPQFYFRTTDVTGEVELPAGVEMVMPGDNIGLTVKLIQPIAMEKGLKFAIREGGRTVGAGQVTEILK; this is encoded by the coding sequence ATGGCAAAAGAAACCTTTAAGCGGGATAAACCCCACGTTAACATTGGTACCATTGGTCACGTTGACCACGGTAAAACTACCTTGACTGCTGCCATTACTACAATTCTGGCAAACAAGGGCTTGGCTGAGAAGAAAGGATATGATGAGATCGACGCGGCTCCTGAAGAAAAAGAAAGAGGTATCACCATCAATACAGCACACGTAGAGTATCAGACTGCAAACCGTCACTATGCTCACGTTGACTGCCCTGGCCACGCTGACTATGTGAAAAACATGATCACCGGTGCCGCCCAGATGGACGGTGCTATCCTGGTAGTAGCTGCTACCGACGGTCCGATGCCCCAAACGAAAGAGCACGTACTGCTGGCTCGCCAGGTAGGTGTTCCCCGTATGGTTGTATTCATGAACAAAGTTGACCTGGTGGACGACGCGGAGCTGCTGGAACTCGTTGAGATCGAGCTGCGCGAACTGCTGTCTTCCTATGGTTTCGACGGCGATAATGTTCCCATCATCCAAGGTTCCGCTACCGGCGCTCTCGCTGGCGACCCCCAGTGGATCGCTAAAATCGAGGAGCTGATGGAAGCTGTAGATACTTACATTCCCCTGCCTCCCCGTCCGGTTGACCAACCGTTCCTGATGTCTGTGGAAGACGTGTTCTCCATCACCGGTCGTGGTACTGTTGCTACCGGTCGTATCGAGCGCGGTCGTATCAAAGTGGGTGAGAACGTTGAGATCGTAGGTCTGCAAGCAGAATCTATGAAATCTACCTGCACCGGCGTTGAGATGTTCAAAAAACTGCTGGACGAAGGTGAAGCTGGTGACAACGCCGGTCTGCTCCTCCGCGGTATTGAGAAAACTCAGATCCGTCGCGGTATGGTTATCTGCCAGCCCGGTTCTATCACTCCCCACACTGACTTCAAATGCGAAGTATACGTACTGAGCAAAGAAGAAGGTGGCCGTCACACGCCGTTCTTCCAGAAATACCGTCCTCAGTTCTACTTCCGTACTACGGACGTAACTGGCGAGGTTGAGCTGCCGGCAGGTGTTGAAATGGTTATGCCTGGTGATAACATCGGCCTGACTGTTAAACTGATCCAGCCGATCGCTATGGAAAAAGGTCTGAAATTCGCTATCCGCGAAGGTGGCCGTACCGTAGGTGCAGGTCAGGTGACTGAAATCCTGAAATAA
- a CDS encoding riboflavin synthase yields the protein MFTGIIETTGIVATATPGGGNLELTISTPLAQELKIDQSVSHNGVCLTVTVVEADRFTTVAVAETLQKTNIGALRPGDTVNLERAMIFNSRIDGHIVQGHVDGTGTCVSVDPQDGSWVFRFRFDPAFAPLIVEKGSICLNGVSLTVFDISGDAFSVAIIPYTYEHTNIRYLKPGDPVNLEFDILGKYVARQLQTHAKPSLT from the coding sequence ATGTTTACCGGCATTATTGAAACGACGGGCATTGTAGCCACCGCAACGCCCGGGGGCGGCAACCTCGAGCTCACCATCAGCACCCCCCTGGCACAGGAACTGAAGATCGACCAGAGCGTATCCCACAACGGCGTTTGCCTCACCGTCACCGTTGTGGAAGCCGACCGCTTCACCACCGTGGCCGTGGCGGAAACCCTGCAGAAAACCAATATCGGCGCACTCCGGCCCGGCGATACCGTCAACCTCGAAAGAGCCATGATATTCAACAGCCGCATCGACGGGCACATCGTACAAGGGCATGTCGACGGCACCGGCACCTGCGTATCCGTGGATCCGCAAGACGGCAGCTGGGTATTCCGTTTCCGCTTCGATCCCGCCTTCGCGCCGCTCATCGTAGAAAAAGGCTCTATCTGCCTCAACGGCGTAAGCCTCACCGTGTTCGACATCTCCGGCGACGCATTTTCCGTGGCCATCATACCATATACTTACGAGCACACCAATATCCGGTACCTGAAACCCGGCGACCCCGTGAACCTGGAATTCGACATCCTGGGCAAATACGTGGCGCGCCAATTGCAAACCCATGCGAAACCATCCCTGACATGA
- the secE gene encoding preprotein translocase subunit SecE, which yields MNKVTNYFRESYHELVHKVSWPTWKELQSSTMIVLIATVIITLMVWGMDTASHLVLSQYYKLFQ from the coding sequence ATGAACAAAGTCACCAACTACTTCAGAGAATCCTACCACGAACTGGTACATAAAGTATCCTGGCCTACCTGGAAGGAACTGCAGTCCTCCACGATGATCGTACTGATCGCCACCGTTATCATCACCCTGATGGTATGGGGAATGGACACCGCGTCCCACCTGGTTTTATCGCAATACTATAAACTGTTTCAATAA
- a CDS encoding RNA methyltransferase yields the protein MLSKAQIKYITGLQHKKYRQKFGQFIAEGDKIVQELLETGSGVKTVFATREWLLDHRELAEKAGGIEVLEVAPEVLKQLSSLSTPNRALALADIPPARDFVPEGVSLALETIQDPGNLGTIIRIADWFGIGQVVCSPDCVDAYNAKTIQSTMGSFQRVTVIIRDIPQFLEKHASLPSYAATLHGHDITLTQKITAGIILIGNESRGLSEETLRRSSHHITIPRLGQAESLNAAVATGIICGRLLI from the coding sequence ATGTTATCAAAGGCGCAAATTAAATATATTACTGGACTACAGCACAAAAAATACCGTCAAAAATTTGGCCAGTTTATCGCCGAGGGTGATAAGATCGTGCAGGAATTACTGGAAACGGGTTCCGGCGTGAAGACAGTTTTCGCTACCCGCGAGTGGCTGCTCGACCACCGGGAGCTGGCTGAGAAGGCCGGTGGTATTGAAGTGCTGGAAGTGGCGCCCGAGGTACTCAAGCAATTGTCATCGCTTTCCACCCCCAACCGGGCATTGGCCCTGGCCGACATCCCGCCCGCCCGCGACTTCGTTCCCGAAGGCGTTTCCCTGGCGCTGGAAACCATCCAGGACCCCGGGAACCTGGGCACCATCATTCGTATAGCCGACTGGTTTGGCATCGGGCAGGTCGTTTGCTCGCCCGACTGCGTGGACGCCTACAATGCCAAAACCATCCAGTCCACCATGGGCAGCTTCCAGCGCGTGACCGTCATCATCCGCGACATTCCGCAGTTCCTGGAAAAGCACGCTTCCCTCCCCTCCTACGCGGCCACCCTTCACGGCCACGACATCACCCTCACCCAAAAAATCACCGCAGGCATCATCCTCATCGGCAACGAATCGCGCGGGCTGAGCGAGGAAACCCTCCGCCGCAGCAGCCATCACATCACCATCCCGCGCCTCGGCCAGGCCGAATCGCTGAATGCCGCCGTGGCAACGGGGATCATTTGCGGGAGGCTCCTTATTTAA
- a CDS encoding MFS transporter, whose translation MIAIDKQKARLSVAAFFFLNGLCFASWASRIPAIQEHLRLSEAALGSLLLCIPVGALISLPIAGWLVTRSGSRPVMILAAVLYAVFLFCIGQSNNPWVLGFVLFLFGFAGNLGNISVNTQAVSVEGLYGKSIMSSFHAVWSLAGLAGAGIGTLMVNLRTPPSQHFMMVAGAALLIVVLSFRNALPHTKTTGGRQPIFVKPDKALISLGIIAFCCMICEGTMYDWSGVYFAKVVEADTGKVTIGYTAFTAATTSGRFIGDWLTKRFGIHGMLKGSGILAALGLLLAVALPTVWFSAAGFFLVGLGVSTVIPLVYSEAGRTKTMSQSMALAAVSTFGFFGFLLGPPLIGFIAEASGLRISFIFIAVMASMITVMAMRKQAANGGK comes from the coding sequence ATGATAGCTATCGATAAACAAAAAGCCCGGCTTTCCGTCGCGGCTTTTTTCTTTCTGAACGGTCTTTGTTTCGCCTCCTGGGCATCGCGGATCCCCGCCATCCAGGAACACCTCCGGCTGAGCGAAGCCGCGCTGGGGAGCTTGTTGTTGTGCATCCCCGTGGGCGCGCTGATCTCCCTGCCCATCGCGGGGTGGCTGGTAACACGGTCGGGCAGCCGGCCGGTGATGATCCTGGCGGCGGTTTTATATGCCGTTTTCCTTTTTTGTATCGGCCAGTCGAACAACCCCTGGGTATTGGGATTCGTCCTGTTCCTGTTCGGGTTCGCCGGCAACCTGGGCAATATTTCCGTGAACACACAGGCCGTTAGCGTGGAAGGGCTGTACGGGAAATCGATCATGTCATCATTCCACGCCGTATGGAGCCTCGCGGGGCTCGCCGGCGCGGGGATCGGCACCCTGATGGTCAATCTCCGCACTCCGCCATCCCAGCATTTTATGATGGTAGCGGGCGCTGCGTTGCTGATCGTCGTTTTGTCTTTCCGCAATGCCCTCCCCCACACCAAAACCACCGGCGGGCGCCAGCCCATTTTCGTAAAGCCCGACAAAGCCCTCATCAGCCTGGGCATCATCGCTTTCTGCTGCATGATCTGCGAAGGCACGATGTACGACTGGAGCGGCGTGTACTTCGCGAAAGTGGTGGAAGCCGATACCGGGAAAGTGACCATCGGATATACCGCCTTTACCGCCGCTACGACTTCCGGCAGGTTTATTGGCGACTGGCTCACGAAACGCTTCGGGATACATGGCATGCTGAAAGGCAGCGGCATACTGGCTGCGCTGGGATTGCTGCTGGCGGTGGCGTTGCCGACCGTATGGTTCTCGGCCGCGGGGTTCTTCCTCGTAGGGTTGGGCGTATCTACCGTGATCCCGCTGGTGTACAGCGAAGCGGGGCGGACCAAAACCATGAGCCAGAGCATGGCGCTGGCGGCCGTGAGCACCTTCGGGTTCTTCGGATTCCTGCTGGGGCCGCCGCTGATCGGGTTTATCGCCGAGGCCTCCGGGCTGAGGATATCTTTTATTTTTATCGCGGTGATGGCATCGATGATCACGGTGATGGCGATGCGCAAGCAGGCGGCAAACGGCGGGAAGTAA
- a CDS encoding nitronate monooxygenase family protein, translating to MNHLITNLLGIQHPVIMAPMFLVSNEAMVSAAIQSGIAGTFPSLNFRKEGELHALLERLNAVRDAHPGGIYGVNLIVQKTNPLYKKHLDACVAAKVPFYITSLGNPREVIDAAHSYGAKVFCDITNLEHAAKAKQMGADGFIAVTAGAGGHAGPYPMHVLIPALRKAFPDMPVVAAGGIASGVQMASAMVLGADGVSIGTRFIASLEANVSDEYKQAIVDHGMEDIVLTERLSGTPCNIINTPAAQKLGYKQSNWEKWLSRNPRTKKYFKMMVQLKGMKMLEKATKPNYYNQLWSAGQSVEMVDGIEPVATIIATLTEEYRQSIQSFCK from the coding sequence ATGAACCATCTCATCACCAACCTGCTGGGCATCCAACACCCCGTGATCATGGCTCCCATGTTCCTCGTCAGCAACGAGGCCATGGTGAGCGCCGCCATCCAAAGCGGCATCGCGGGCACCTTCCCTTCCCTCAATTTCAGGAAGGAAGGCGAGCTGCATGCCCTGCTGGAAAGGCTCAACGCCGTCCGGGATGCCCACCCAGGCGGCATCTACGGCGTCAACCTCATCGTTCAGAAAACGAACCCGCTCTATAAAAAGCACCTGGACGCCTGCGTGGCTGCCAAAGTTCCGTTTTACATCACGTCCCTCGGCAATCCCCGCGAAGTGATCGACGCCGCCCATTCCTACGGCGCCAAAGTATTCTGCGACATCACCAATCTCGAACACGCCGCCAAAGCGAAACAAATGGGGGCCGACGGATTCATCGCCGTTACCGCCGGCGCCGGCGGCCATGCCGGCCCCTACCCCATGCACGTCCTCATCCCCGCACTCCGCAAAGCCTTCCCGGATATGCCGGTGGTTGCCGCGGGCGGCATCGCTTCCGGCGTGCAGATGGCCAGCGCCATGGTGCTCGGGGCCGACGGCGTTTCCATCGGTACCCGCTTCATCGCCAGCCTGGAAGCCAACGTGAGCGACGAATACAAACAAGCCATCGTGGACCATGGCATGGAAGATATCGTACTCACCGAACGCTTGTCCGGTACGCCCTGCAACATCATCAATACTCCCGCCGCCCAGAAGCTCGGCTATAAGCAAAGCAACTGGGAGAAATGGCTGTCGCGCAACCCGCGCACCAAAAAGTATTTTAAGATGATGGTGCAGCTCAAAGGCATGAAAATGCTGGAAAAAGCAACGAAACCCAATTACTATAACCAACTGTGGAGCGCGGGTCAGAGCGTGGAAATGGTGGATGGCATCGAGCCAGTAGCCACCATTATTGCTACACTGACGGAGGAATACCGGCAAAGTATCCAGTCTTTCTGCAAATGA
- a CDS encoding BamA/TamA family outer membrane protein encodes MKKPTYPSFSGLPRQHLLWLMVCLFLAACSNTRYLQENQSLLVDTDVDIKGTLTSTEKTDLKNDLTSRSLMLQQPNQKFLGSRLKVWLYNQKNYEKKSNWFWNLMLSERNLEAPVIYDSVKTQESMERMVAYLNNQGYFYATVQSRHDVSGQKASVTYDVNTGKNFIIRKINYDIPDTAIAKVVKEGERLSLLRTDVPYKASDLSSERERLTRLIRDAGYYKFNRDLVVFTVDTLNKSFFVDPLNPFEVMPNVLRTDQKPTLDVEVSIQQPEDTNSDQTKRFYLNKIYIYPDLYLQESTEDSSFHTTETRNLIIKYHQNIVRPRVLMRAVQLRPNERYSTSNYSNTINRLYDLNLWQFVSLQYKDAKDTVQKLDAYIQLTPRKKQEISTNFDVTTSNDYAVGSAISLGYRHFNLNRAANELHITLKGGIELRNQARAGLSLQAQEYGINADYVLPRFMLPFRVRQNYRSTAKTRISAGYNSLRRIDKFNIRTVTASLGYEWNESIYKRWSVKPFNLNYVGVSLTPEFERDVVQENPYLRRSFEPAFIGGEAAVFMFSNDDIFHKRQNTYFRAAIEESGAWLEGVNSLLNAVTSKRDNLESAANTKISRFVRLDLDYRHYWNYNRSSVATRAYLGIGLPYGQSDVLPYVRQFTSGGPNSIRAWRLRTLGPGSYYDTSYVSSIFPDQTGDMRFEGNVEYRFNILRLFGGTMMLKGATFLDFGNIWMLKEDTSRPGAAFHLKNLYQDMAIGTGAGVRLDFSYFVIRLDWGIPLKKPYPTENSKGWYIGEWTLGDGRWRRDNIIWNVAIGYPF; translated from the coding sequence GTGAAGAAACCGACATACCCATCCTTTTCCGGATTGCCCCGCCAGCACTTGCTCTGGCTGATGGTATGCCTGTTTCTTGCCGCCTGCTCCAACACCCGCTACCTGCAGGAAAATCAAAGCCTCCTCGTGGATACCGACGTCGATATCAAAGGAACGCTCACCTCCACGGAAAAGACCGACCTGAAAAACGACCTCACCTCCCGTTCGCTCATGCTACAGCAGCCCAACCAGAAATTCCTGGGCTCGCGGCTCAAAGTCTGGCTATATAATCAAAAGAATTACGAAAAGAAAAGCAACTGGTTCTGGAACCTCATGCTCAGCGAAAGAAACCTGGAAGCCCCTGTCATCTACGATTCCGTCAAAACACAGGAATCCATGGAAAGAATGGTGGCCTACCTCAATAACCAGGGTTATTTTTATGCCACTGTTCAGTCGCGGCACGATGTGAGCGGACAAAAAGCCTCCGTGACCTATGACGTCAACACCGGAAAAAATTTCATCATCCGTAAAATCAACTACGATATCCCCGACACTGCCATCGCCAAAGTGGTGAAAGAGGGGGAGAGATTGTCGTTGTTAAGGACAGATGTGCCCTACAAGGCATCGGACCTCAGCAGCGAGCGCGAGCGACTCACCCGCCTCATCCGCGACGCAGGGTATTACAAATTCAACCGCGACCTCGTTGTTTTCACCGTCGATACCCTCAACAAATCGTTCTTCGTGGACCCGCTCAACCCTTTCGAGGTAATGCCCAACGTGTTGCGCACCGATCAGAAGCCCACCCTCGACGTGGAAGTTTCCATCCAGCAGCCGGAAGACACCAACAGCGACCAGACGAAACGCTTCTATCTCAACAAAATTTACATCTACCCCGACCTTTACCTGCAGGAATCCACGGAAGACAGTTCGTTCCACACCACCGAAACGCGGAACCTGATCATTAAATACCATCAGAACATCGTGCGGCCCCGCGTGCTCATGCGCGCCGTGCAGCTGCGGCCGAATGAACGGTATTCCACTTCCAACTACAGCAATACCATCAACCGCCTGTACGATCTCAATCTGTGGCAGTTCGTGAGCCTTCAGTATAAAGACGCGAAGGATACCGTGCAGAAGCTGGATGCCTACATTCAACTCACGCCGCGCAAAAAGCAGGAAATCAGTACCAACTTTGATGTAACTACCTCCAACGACTATGCCGTGGGCAGTGCTATTTCGTTGGGTTATCGCCACTTCAACCTCAACCGGGCGGCCAACGAGCTGCACATTACGTTGAAGGGAGGGATCGAGTTGCGGAACCAGGCGCGCGCGGGGCTGTCGCTCCAGGCGCAAGAATACGGCATCAACGCGGATTACGTGCTGCCGCGGTTCATGTTGCCTTTCCGGGTGCGGCAGAATTACCGTTCAACGGCTAAAACGCGGATCTCCGCGGGGTACAACAGTCTCCGCCGCATCGATAAGTTCAATATCCGCACGGTCACCGCTTCGCTGGGGTACGAGTGGAACGAATCCATCTACAAGCGCTGGAGCGTCAAACCATTTAACCTGAATTACGTGGGCGTATCGCTGACACCGGAATTCGAAAGGGACGTGGTGCAGGAAAACCCTTACCTGCGGCGCAGCTTCGAGCCGGCGTTTATTGGGGGCGAAGCTGCTGTGTTCATGTTCAGCAACGACGATATTTTCCATAAACGCCAGAACACGTATTTCCGCGCCGCCATTGAAGAATCAGGTGCGTGGCTGGAAGGCGTAAATAGTTTGCTGAACGCCGTCACCAGTAAGCGCGACAACCTGGAATCGGCCGCCAATACGAAAATCTCCCGTTTCGTGCGCCTGGATCTCGACTACCGTCATTACTGGAATTACAACCGGAGCAGCGTGGCTACCCGGGCGTACCTGGGGATTGGTTTGCCTTACGGGCAAAGCGATGTGCTGCCATATGTAAGGCAATTCACGTCCGGCGGCCCCAACAGCATCCGCGCATGGCGGTTGCGCACGCTCGGGCCGGGGTCTTATTATGATACTTCTTATGTTTCTTCCATTTTCCCGGACCAAACGGGTGATATGCGTTTCGAAGGAAACGTGGAATACCGGTTCAATATTCTCCGGCTCTTTGGCGGCACAATGATGCTGAAAGGCGCTACCTTCCTCGATTTTGGTAATATCTGGATGCTGAAGGAGGACACGAGCCGCCCCGGCGCCGCCTTCCATTTAAAGAATCTGTACCAGGACATGGCGATTGGCACCGGCGCAGGCGTGCGGCTGGATTTCAGCTATTTCGTCATCCGCCTCGACTGGGGCATACCGCTCAAAAAGCCTTACCCGACCGAAAACAGCAAAGGCTGGTATATCGGCGAATGGACTCTGGGCGACGGCCGGTGGCGGCGCGACAACATCATCTGGAACGTAGCGATCGGCTATCCGTTCTGA